From a single Penaeus vannamei isolate JL-2024 chromosome 25, ASM4276789v1, whole genome shotgun sequence genomic region:
- the LOC138866376 gene encoding mucin-2-like: MISSTTLASTSIPNYTRILDNTNTSISNNINTLSNTGIHQHFQQLHHLSTKFINNTSFSNINISNNTSISNNIPSPTILASPRTPLSSTTLASPITTASPVTPASPTTPASPVTPASPTTPASPTTPASPTTPASPTTPESPITTASPTTPVSPITIPDNTIISNIISNITISDNISNNTISNTTTISNNTFSNNNTISNTTISNYTNISNNTISNNTTISNTTISNNNSISYNNSISNTTISNTISNNTISNNTTISNNTTISNTTIPNNTTPPSPIPPSPTTPSPTTPSPTTPSPTTPSPTTTPSPTKPATPTTPSLTTTPSPTTSSPKPSPTTPSPTTPPSPTTTPSPTPPSPAPPSPTPPSPTQPPSPPQPPSPTTPSPKKTSPTTPSPTSPTTPTPSATTPSPTQPPSPTTPSPTTPACMGSDVTATFGAQLLESPGSSGPEPLRESD, translated from the exons ATGATATCTTCAACGACACTAGCATCCACCAGCATCCCCAACTACACCAGAATCCTAGATAATACCAACACCAGCATTTCCAACAACATTAACACCCTAAGCAACACCGGAATTCACCAGCATTTCCAACAACTCCATCATTTATCAACAAAATTTATTAATAACACCAGCTTCTCCAACATCAACATCTCCAACAACACCAGCATCTCCAACAACATCCCATCTCCAACGATACTAGCATCTCCAAGAACACCATTGTCTTCAACAACACTAGCATCTCCAATAACAACAGCATCTCCAGTAACACCAGCATCTCCAACAACACCAGCATCTCCAGTAACACCAGCATCTCCAACAACACCAGCATCTCCAACAACACCAGCATCTCCAACAACACCAGCATCTCCAACAACACCAGAATCTCCAATAACAACAGCATCTCCAACAACACCGGTATCTCCAAT CACCATCCCCGACaacaccatcatctccaacatcatCTCCAACATCACCATCTCCGACAATATCTCCAATaacaccatctccaacaccaccaccatctccaacaacaccttctccaacaacaacaccatctccaacaccaccatCTCCAACTACACCAACATCTCCAACAACACCATCTCCAACAAtaccaccatctccaacaccaccatctccaacaacaacagcatctcCTACAACAACAGCATCTCCAacaccaccatctccaacaccatctccaacaacaccatttccaacaacaccaccatctccaacaataccaccatctccaacaccaccatccccaacaaCACCA CACCACCATCTCCAATaccaccatctccaacaacaccatctccaacaacaccatctccaacaacaccatctccaacaacaccatctccaacaacaacaccatctccaacaaaaCCGGCAACTCCAACAACACCATCTctaacaacaacaccatctccaACAACATCATCTCCAAAAC CATCTCCAACAACACCATctccaacaacaccaccatctccaacaacaacaccatctccaacaccaccatctccagcaccaccatctccaacaccaccatctccaacacaaccaccatctccaccacaacCGCCATCTCCAACAACCCCTTCTCCAAAAAAAACATCTCCAACAACACCATCTCCAAcatctccaaca acaccaacaccatctgcaacaacaccatcaccaacacaaccaccatctccaacaacaccatctccaacaacacca GCCTGTATGGGATCGGACGTCACGGCTACCTTCGGAGCTCAATTACTAGAGAGTCCTGGGAGTTCAGGTCCTGAGCCTTTGAGGGAGTCtgattaa